The nucleotide sequence CTGGAGTGCGGTGCCTGCGACCTCGCCGTGTCCAACCGGCCCCTGTCGGGCTTCCAGCAACGCAGCGTCGAGCAGCTCCAAGACGGAGACGAGGTCGGGGTCAGCATCACGGTGGCTCATGTCAGGCAGACGGTCCCACACCCCGCCGGGCACGCCTGCAGCCGCATTGCTGTGTGAGGGCACGGTCGAGTCGACAGCGACATGGCCCTGGTTCACCACCCACCCGGAACCTCAACGGCGATGCGTCGCGTGCGCGAGGCCACCGCGGGAAGCGATCTTGCGTGCCGGCTGCGACGCGTTCGCGGAGGACAGTGCGACGTAGACCGCCGCATCGGAGGTACCTGTGGCGTCGCGACCCTCCCGGCGGGCGGAGATATGCGGGCTGCTCCAGCGGAAACTCCGGGTCGACTCAGACGTCATCCTGCGAAGGCCGCGCGTCGTGCAGCAGGCCTCCAGGCGGTTGTCGCGGGCGTCCAGTTCCGCCACATCACTCCAGACACCCCCGAGCACACATGACCGCCCCGGGCGGCATCCTCAGCCTCTGGCAACCTGATTCCGCGACCTGCTTGCCATCGAACGGCTCAGCGCTACACTCGATTACACCTGCTACATCTGAAGGGGTTGTCTGATGGTCCGTTCATGGGAGCACGCCCAACTCGTCGCCGTAGACGGGACAACACGTAGCGTTCGCTCCCCGGAGGCGGTCCGGCTCGTCGCCGCGGTACTCGACGCCCACGAGCGCGGAGAGCAGCCCGCGGTCTTCACCCGTCAACACGTCCTGACGACAACAGAGGCCGCCGACCTCCTCGCGATCTCTCGGCCGACCCTGTACAAGCTGTGCGCTAGCGGCCAGCTGCCGTTCCACATGGCGGGCCGCGACCGTCGGTTCTTGGCGGGGCACGTCCATGCATTGCTACAGGTCCGCTCAGCTCACCTGTCCAAGTCGTCGGCCTACCGCCGGTGCCTCGTAGCGCTGTCTGACGTGTCGCTCGACGAGGACGTCTTGAACGACCCACAGTACGTACCGAGCAGCCGGGCTCGTGAAGCAGCGACGGAGATCACCGATCGTCTGCTCGCTGGCCTGACCTGATCGGGGGGACAGCTTGGCTGTTCGCTGTGTGCTGCACAGCAGCGTGATCGTGGGGTTCGCGAGGGAGCAGGCTCGGCTGCGGGTCAGCACGTCCACATGGAAGCCGGAGCTTGACCGCGTCCCCCCCGCAACTCCTCAGGAGCCATGTCATGACGCGCTCGCAGTCGCGAAGCTCTGTGTGGGCGGGGCGTTGACCGTCCAGATGGACGTTGTGCTGTACGGAGCCTCGGTCAAGACCGCAGTCAGTCGCATCATCGACGCCGTCCAGGTGGCTGGGGGGCCGGAGCTTGCCGAAGCGGTGGCAGGATGCGTCGTTGGTGAGCTCGCAGGGACCGGGGTGATCCAAGGTGGCAGCAACGACGAGATGGTCGACATCCACACTGAGCTGGAGTTACCGGAGTCCTTCGTAGTAGCGACCTGGCAGCCTCCGGGGGTAGCTGATGATCAATGGCTCACGCCCCACGGATTCGTAGGGGTTGCCGTGCAGCAGCTCGCCCGAAACTAGGGCAGTCGGTCGATCTCAGAAGCCGCACAGCAACCGCCAACTAGCGTCGCGTCCAACTCGACGAAGGCGACGGCCTGGTCGCCGGCTCTAGCCAGGGTTGGGGACCGCCGGTGTCGGTCAACGGCAGGTGATCGTTCGATGGCCCGTGCCGACTTCGGACCACCATCGGGCCTGC is from Euzebya sp. and encodes:
- a CDS encoding helix-turn-helix domain-containing protein, whose translation is MVRSWEHAQLVAVDGTTRSVRSPEAVRLVAAVLDAHERGEQPAVFTRQHVLTTTEAADLLAISRPTLYKLCASGQLPFHMAGRDRRFLAGHVHALLQVRSAHLSKSSAYRRCLVALSDVSLDEDVLNDPQYVPSSRAREAATEITDRLLAGLT